One region of Camelus bactrianus isolate YW-2024 breed Bactrian camel chromosome 22, ASM4877302v1, whole genome shotgun sequence genomic DNA includes:
- the LOC105078187 gene encoding small integral membrane protein 24 yields the protein MDRLWTNPSPLSLLAALVPSLVQAQPLAQRKPWLVGLGATPAFLFLIFVLTLVYAVCCSESRESNKDKEEETVRKEEGEGDWGLELEEKEEPPNHETVASSST from the exons ATGGATAGGCTCTGGACTAATCCCAGCCCACTCTCCCTTCTCGCGGCTCTGGTCCCCTCGCTGGTTCAGGCCCAGCCCT TGGCCCAGCGGAAGCCgtggctggtggggctgggggctacgccggccttcctcttcctcatctttgTCCTCACCTTGGTCTATGCCGTCTGCTGCAGCGAGTCCCGGGAAAG CAATAAAGATAAGGAAGAGGAGACtgtgagaaaggaggagggagagggtgacTGGGGGCTGGAActagaggagaaagaggagcctCCGAACCATGAAACAGTGGCGAGCTCTTCCACATGA